cTGCAGTGACAAATGTGGCTACAATTAGCCGTAGCACCATATTAACACATACTCACAATATCACTTGGAAAGGAAGGTCAGGATGTGGTGAGGGGAATAAGGTCTGGAAAGGGCTGACAAGGTATAGCTAAGTGTTAATGCAGAAGTTTGTGACTGAGGCTAAAAGTTGCCACTGGCTGACCCACACTACATGTCAGGTGCACCGAAAGAGAACAGGTTTGATTTTGATTCACTGATATTTTAACTTTCAAGAACAATAGATATTGAGCCTGAACACAAATTTTGTCACTTTAATTATCTGATAAAAAGTCAAGAGATGGCTCAATAAGTAGAGAGACATTTAGGAGGCACATGTGAACCAGGACAGAGCTCATACATGAACAGTTTCTCTCACTATAAACACTGGAGAGGAACTGAAACTGTGAGCTGTGTCACTTTTTTCTATTCTGAAATGAATGTGCAAATTTTCTTTCGCAGTTGTGTATGGTCTAGTGAATAACACATAAATCTAATTGGTTTAACATCGTCTTGGTAATTTAAAACTCCGATAAAAGGAGAAATGGGACTACAAGACGTGCGAGGGTATTTTACGCATCcacagcagctgctgctgctgtttaagAAACAAATGAGCCGAAGACAAATTTAGTACccaaataaaaataagtaaacaaCGAACAGGGCTTAAACAAGAATCTAAACATTTTAACAGAACAGTTAAAAGTGCCATTGACTTGAAGCTGAATTCCAATCAGCTCTACAGAAAGGTTTTACTCAGATTCATGATGTAAAGAACCCCCTACAGGGTTCTTGCCTGCACTTTACCATTGAGGCCACCCTCGGTAAGATACACAACCCAAAATACAGCATCGTACAGAAATATCTTTTTGCTTTCTCTCGTTACTTTCCTTTAGTAAAGACACCTTTAGTAAAAACTTGTCTTCTACTAATTATTTCTTCCTATTCTATGTAGACAAATCTAGATCTGTGGACTAATAGGAAACAGCTATTTCTTCTGAAGTTAATCTTCATATCATAAGCATATAATAGAATACAtcaaatccacaaacataaactagtaaaacaaaaaaacccaagtaATTTGAAATTAATCTTTAAATGATTGTGACTTAAGTACAGATTGCCTTTGTTTCTGAAAAGCAGAAAACGCTGCATGAACCCAGCTGTAGCAAAGTCCAGGCTGAGTGTCAAGTTGTGGGACAGTCTTTTTCTGTTCCTGCCACAAAATCCAGGTTACTTCCTCCTGGTTAGTCCAGCTTCCCACTCTTTTCCCAACACAACTGCATCCCATCATCTCCAGTTAGGATTCAGCATTTAAGGACCAGCTCATGGCCTCATTCCCTGCCGAAAGATCTTCTCTCCTGTTAAACTTTTATACTCCTTGTGCTCACTCATCACAGCCGGCCAATTGCTTTGCCAAAAGGTAGGGCACACAAAGCCTCATTCAATAGtgcttttatgtgtgtgttttttagccTGTTTGATGGCACAATAATGGGGTTACAATATCCCAACCTCTCAACCTCAGAATCACCTCAGATCCAGTTCACAAAAGAAACTAATTCTAACTTTTCAACAGTTCGAATAACATAAAAAGCTGATGTCGTGTCATTTCAGAGAATTGGGGCCTCATTTGTCTTTGGTCACGTGatttatatatgtaaaaaataaaattccccTTTTGCAGTCTATCCTTCAGGCTCAGGTCCTCTatcagaggcctgggagcttgagggtccagTGCAGTATATTAGCTGGGGTCTGggctggtgtgatagaccccagcctctatggatcttgtgctcagagcttgctcctgtgctgccataattagtgcctctgtgctgtctttcagtccagctttgtctagccactggtaggatttctggatgtcagccacctcctctatctgccagtgATGCATACAGTGCAGGGGTCTGTCCTTCCATGGtagttcctcctcttcctcctctttcttgggtttctgcttagggtattcactgagcacgtgGCTGGTGGGgtgttcaggcctatgcagaacagcgctggggacagagcatctccttggcttgatggtgacttgtgctatgggcttgaagttggcctctagtgttgtacgccacagtcccattgagttcctgatgaaggctcttagggtcctgttgatcttgtacagttctaggcattccaggcaTTTCATAGCCCTTCTTGTAACccagaccttcccaaagtgggggggcgcagagccattgcagggggtgcgcggtatgaaaagggggggggggggggacaacgcttggacactgctagcacggggcgcccacacaaacgcaaagcaggagatgaagcatgtttccaaaccaacttcattctaagccaaagactagaaaatatggtgaagcatatcttccctttggtttcacctgcacaagtaccaaggtaggtctcccctgcagaattggttttcTCTTCGTCGGGAGCACCCGCTGGGctcttcaaatcacggacaaacagtatcccacattcttgatttttagttcacaaacacttcttgactaactactcctgacattttggagatgttagctctttatagagtaaagttacagtgggatacaaataatatcaggctgatcctgacacaatttgttccccctgtctaAATCAGGGACAAACAttgtcccacagttgtttatgtttttaaacccattttgcacagagaggcattttttgaaaaatgtattgatagcaatgttgaatattattacacaggaaaaaaacaactacatgtaaaataattacaccgtaatgcctctgcctttctaaatagagggacagtaactgcgtgtgtatatgtaagcgtgtaaaacctgaagatggtcagattaacagtattttgtctctatctgccattctgcaattcatctcatgtaaacaataacgtgacgtgaaaaaaggcacgtACCTTTGAAGTTGCGtgatgaactctgtattcctcgtccacaggtaaacacaaaaaaggagttGGGgggcatttttcttgtaaaacaaagtggGGCccaacaaaaaaagtttgggagtCACTGTTGTAACcagtccaggcagtgcacaggttggtcagcctagCCTTGCAGTCTCAGGTGACTGTTCTACTGGTGTTTCGCTCCTCTGATATTCTTGCcaattcctttctgtgccccactcatgtgcttatgtgtgtgtgaataaataTAGTTATATTATCTTAGGTATAGTGGTTGTATAGTAGTGTATAGTAGTGTTGGACAGAGTAAGATGGCCATAGTGATAGACATAGTgataccgaatgacagcaacatcaggaagaatgaacacaagaagctggagaaggaCCAAGTGCTCAGAGAAAAGCTCCAgaaaatgtggagggtgaagagccacatggcacaacatagaaaagCCACCTCGGCGGGACAAGGCTCAGCTGTTCATCTGCacctaaaggacaaaggtcactctttcaaggatgccaatgttcacattttggaaagagaagacaaatggtttaaaagaagagtgaaagaagccatctatgtcctcTGTGAACGGCCATCTTTGAACAAGGTTAGTGGCTTACAACACCAATtctctgccatctataatccagttttgagatcccttcccagacaccttaacgcccacccacatcctgggccatttgacctcaggaaatcacatgatagggtggggctagctTTCATGGtgggttcacctgaaaccttggctgattgtgacccacacccgttttcacgcctttgctcatgtgattaggtagaggacaAATAGGGGGTCCACGtccctcttggggacactcccacagggattaaaatctgggactctccaccatttgaccttagaactgaagaagcttctcggatgagaggtgaaaggtcttaaagcaacttaaagaagtccagacacttttcttccAAGCTACTTAGACCTGGATCACTGAGACCTTTCAAAGACATACAATATATGAAACAAAGGTGAGATTTTGTGTTTGACTTAAATGTACTGTGTCAAAAGCAGAACAGAAACTGTGATGTCATATttttacaaaaagaaataacacCAGCTTTATCGCTTTATTTGCTGAAGTGAAGAGATGAATGCTTTACAGTGGCTTTTGCTGTCCATGTGCATTTGCTCCAAAGGTATGTGTGTTCTGTATAATGTATAAATTCTTATAATATACAGAGTTAAACagtatgtgttttgttttttttatcttatttagCCGAGGAAAAAAATTTCATTATTAAGATTTTGTCCTGTGCATTGTCTTCCTCTCattggttgtttttgttcttttcttcatCACGTTTTGCTCTCAAATTTATTGCAGTGACTCAACCTGAAGCTTCATCTTGGACTGCTGCTGTGCCATCCTCAGTGAAAGGTCTCCTTGGATCATGTGTGGTGATCCCCTGCTCTTATAACTACCCAGATCCAAAAACCAATACCACAGGCTTTACAGGGATTTGGTACAATGACAATAATCAAGTCATCTGTCATTCTGATGCATCTCAAACTCTGGATCAGTTTCGGAATAGGACAAAGCTGCTGGGAGACCTCAGCAAGAAGATTTGTTCTCTGATGATAGATAATCTTCAAGAAAGTGATGGAGGGACTTTATATTTCCGGATTGAAATTAAAGGCTATGACCAGTACTCctacaaaaataacaaagtcTCTATTTCAGTCAGTaagtaaaataatttattttaaaaattattgtaagcATGTTGTGAATCTTAGCATAACTATGTTTGTGAAAAGATAACATCAGTAATATCCAACGGAtgttttcactgttttgtttgcaaTAAAATAGGAAATATCTCTCCATTAAATAATCCCTATGCCCATCACtgtttttaatctattttaCTTTTCACAGTTAAATACTTATCAAATCAATTCACTTGATCAAAATTGAAAGCTGCATAAAACACAACATCAGCAGCTATACTGCTTAAGTGCATTTGTATTTCCAATACAGTATACTTACCATCACAACTGCATTCGGTTTATGATCATAATCTTTTTTGTTAACACAGGTCAACCCGATTTATCTGTGCAAGAGGAGGTAAAGGAGGGTGAGAATGTGTCTGCATCCTGCTCCGTGTTTCACTCCTGCCCCACATATCCACCTTCTTTCATCTGGAGTCACTCTGGAGAGCAGCAAAATCAAACACAGCAGCTTCACGAAGGCCAGTGGAACTCAACATCTACTTTGACCTTTCGCCCAAACCGCTCTGATCACAACAAGcctttaaaatgcaaaataacataCCATAGAGGGCTGTACGTGGAAACATCTAAGATACTTCAAGTAAAATGTAAGTGTACTGTATCAGTTTATACTaatcagggctctagactaactttttgacatgggcgcaccggtgcgcctaactttaaaaatttaggcgtaccggcacaaaagttaggcgcactcaaatttttcaaccgcatcgcttaacaccgcagttttacatgtgcactttctttgggggggggagtccatacagacaatattcatttctaaattattaactaactaacttgtgcttaaattgctttgtcaatattgtagaaaatgttaaacttaatcatcatcttggctcctctgacgacctgtttgctgctgcctgctgctgaaaggcagtggggagaggggacacttgggcagtgcatttattgaagcatataatgtgttttctggatacactgctgttttttcagcattcaaagattgatggcaccgtgtcagagctggctatgaatttcagatggatcagtccttaacttaacacaaaagttatcaatagttcttttcatcgtTTCTTATTAGCCGCAgatacatccacttctgtcagtcCTAGGCTGTTCACTAGGGCTGGggatcatcactgatttcta
This sequence is a window from Oreochromis aureus strain Israel breed Guangdong linkage group 11, ZZ_aureus, whole genome shotgun sequence. Protein-coding genes within it:
- the LOC116335438 gene encoding myelin-associated glycoprotein-like isoform X1 → MKQSEEMNALQWLLLSMCICSKVTQPEASSWTAAVPSSVKGLLGSCVVIPCSYNYPDPKTNTTGFTGIWYNDNNQVICHSDASQTLDQFRNRTKLLGDLSKKICSLMIDNLQESDGGTLYFRIEIKGYDQYSYKNNKVSISVSQPDLSVQEEVKEGENVSASCSVFHSCPTYPPSFIWSHSGEQQNQTQQLHEGQWNSTSTLTFRPNRSDHNKPLKCKITYHRGLYVETSKILQVKSAPDIKTSSKCSSENGIIKCDCIVESEPPSMVYFILGDRVLQSSKVDINGSVTTGTLQTDFGSFRRVQCLANNMLGYDNILLSLPVNVNMQNILISSGAGVILLIILIGSGVGVVKKCRGRSRDTTTTNLSTMMSDRPVGFPHSAPPKRKNSCKDIPCPDMHNNSPVYGNTDCDESIYNNV
- the LOC116335438 gene encoding myelin-associated glycoprotein-like isoform X2; translation: MKQSEEMNALQWLLLSMCICSKVTQPEASSWTAAVPSSVKGLLGSCVVIPCSYNYPDPKTNTTGFTGIWYNDNNQVICHSDASQTLDQFRNRTKLLGDLSKKICSLMIDNLQESDGGTLYFRIEIKGYDQYSYKNNKVSISVSQPDLSVQEEVKEGENVSASCSVFHSCPTYPPSFIWSHSGEQQNQTQQLHEGQWNSTSTLTFRPNRSDHNKPLKCKITYHRGLYVETSKILQVKSAPDIKTSSKCSSENGIIKCDCIVESEPPSMVYFILGDRVLQSSKVDINGSVTTGTLQTDFGSFRRVQCLANNMLGYDNILLSLPVNGVILLIILIGSGVGVVKKCRGRSRDTTTTNLSTMMSDRPVGFPHSAPPKRKNSCKDIPCPDMHNNSPVYGNTDCDESIYNNV